A single genomic interval of Salmo trutta chromosome 13, fSalTru1.1, whole genome shotgun sequence harbors:
- the LOC115205328 gene encoding mitochondrial import receptor subunit TOM5 homolog yields MFKLEGLGPKMDPEEMKKKMRQDVISSVRNFLIYIALLRATPYILKKLDSI; encoded by the exons ATGTTCAAACTCGAGGGGTTAGGGCCGAAAATGGACCCAGAGGAGATGAAGAAAAAGATGCGACAGGACGTCATCTCGTCCGTGCGCAATTTCTTAATCTATATTGCGCTTCTCAGAGCCA cTCCATATATTCTGAAGAAGTTGGACAGCATTTGA